In a single window of the Gossypium hirsutum isolate 1008001.06 chromosome D02, Gossypium_hirsutum_v2.1, whole genome shotgun sequence genome:
- the LOC107907869 gene encoding ethylene-responsive transcription factor ESR2 has protein sequence MEEAFKTLSGITFVPDPDPRDSIADHPNKCAASTTTAVTPTTSNTPTNKRSLKENGGSGGTMRYRGVRRRPWGRYAAEIRDPRSKERRWLGTFDTAEEAACAYDCAARAMRGIKARTNFVYPATEPHSAYDHFLPPFSFSKQSQSSIRDLNCIRHQFGQSSNWPPFASPHAGDFSGGGSSTQRNASLNMILFRDLLNSSSNSSLHVPPHQSLPDHFSFTNGTCASSFPFTFSSNSSVLPGGSLLNSSINNTSPRASDSISDSFTGSTMTLPLKESNSSHATVTPTTDDMEFFPQEPSDSGLLQEVIQRFLPKPSSKKQDVSATTTNCTYHSISPPVNEMTLGQSLSGLKKEPLGFYVDYNNQAVPQQFESFNRTTAVHYANEIPAKHLQVGQDMLDDIFQYPELMSVLAARVQNG, from the coding sequence ATGGAAGAAGCATTTAAGACACTAAGCGGCATCACTTTTGTTCCTGACCCTGATCCTAGAGACTCCATTGCCGACCATCCGAACAAGTGTGCCGCCTCTACCACTACTGCCGTTACCCCCACGACATCTAATACCCCCACTAACAAGCGCTCTCTCAAAGAAAATGGTGGCTCTGGTGGAACCATGAGGTACCGTGGGGTTCGCCGCAGGCCGTGGGGGCGTTATGCTGCTGAGATACGAGACCCACGGTCCAAAGAGAGGCGGTGGCTCGGCACTTTCGACACTGCTGAGGAGGCTGCTTGCGCCTACGACTGTGCCGCTCGAGCTATGCGTGGAATCAAGGCTCGAACCAATTTCGTTTACCCGGCCACCGAGCCTCACTCCGCCTACGACCATTTCCTTCCACCTTTCAGCTTCTCCAAGCAGTCTCAGTCATCCATCAGGGATCTTAACTGCATCCGTCATCAGTTTGGGCAATCTTCAAATTGGCCACCGTTTGCTAGCCCACATGCGGGTGACTTCTCCGGCGGTGGGTCTTCCACTCAAAGAAATGCTTCTCTTAACATGATTTTATTTCGTGACTTGTTGAATTCATCTTCAAATTCCTCCCTCCACGTGCCTCCGCATCAGTCTCTTCCTGACCATTTCTCTTTCACCAATGGAACTTGTGCTTCTTCGTTTCCTTTCACTTTTTCATCTAATTCTAGCGTTTTGCCTGGTGGTTCCTTGTTGAATTCCTCAATCAACAACACTAGTCCACGAGCAAGCGATAGCATATCTGATTCTTTCACTGGCTCCACCATGACACTTCCTCTCAAGGAAAGCAATTCAAGTCATGCAACTGTCACCCCTACCACTGATGATATGGAATTTTTCCCGCAGGAGCCTTCTGACTCTGGTTTGTTGCAAGAAGTAATTCAACGGTTCCTTCCCAAACCCAGCTCAAAGAAACAAGATGTTTCCGCTACAACCACAAACTGCACTTACCATTCCATATCTCCACCGGTAAATGAGATGACATTGGGTCAGTCCCTGAGTGGGTTGAAGAAGGAGCCTTTAGGCTTTTACGTTGATTACAACAATCAAGCAGTTCCTCAGCAGTTTGAGAGTTTCAATAGAACCACGGCGGTGCATTATGCTAACGAAATACCAGCGAAACATCTACAGGTGGGTCAAGACATGTTGGATGATATCTTTCAGTACCCAGAATTAATGAGTGTCCTTGCAGCTAGGGTTCAAAATGGTTGA